One genomic window of bacterium includes the following:
- the waaF gene encoding lipopolysaccharide heptosyltransferase II, translating to MNKILIIQTAFLGDVVLTTPLIRACYEGLNKPEIGLITTPQGRQVLKENPCLAEMIPYDKKGSMKGLGGFLKIVGQIRKRGFDLAVIPHRSLRSASLAFLGNIKRRIGFDTSAGRFLLTEKVVYHKGLHEVKRNLEFTRALGISEGEWRPEVFVSEQSEEKADQFFSQERLNRAELIIGLNPGSIWVTKRWMPEGFARVGDMLAEKAGAQIILFGGKEDIALVNQIAASMKNKPIMAAGKTTLSELASFFKRCHLFITNDSGPMHIAAAVSAPVVAIFGPTTPSLGFAPYSPHSVVVEIEHLSCRPCGLHGGKQCPNKSFVCMQEITPAQVISAAEKLLRLSPGAAFCHNREITFGDFVNTNHYLQF from the coding sequence GTGAACAAAATCCTTATTATCCAAACGGCCTTCTTGGGTGATGTGGTCCTGACTACTCCTCTGATTAGAGCCTGTTACGAGGGGCTAAACAAACCCGAGATTGGCCTCATTACTACACCTCAAGGCAGGCAGGTCCTTAAAGAGAATCCTTGCTTGGCAGAGATGATCCCTTACGATAAAAAAGGCTCCATGAAAGGCCTGGGGGGTTTCTTAAAGATAGTCGGACAGATTCGTAAGAGGGGATTCGATCTGGCTGTGATTCCCCATCGCTCTCTTCGAAGCGCCTCCTTGGCCTTTCTGGGTAATATCAAGCGAAGGATCGGCTTTGATACCAGCGCGGGAAGATTCCTCCTGACAGAAAAAGTGGTTTATCATAAGGGCCTGCATGAGGTAAAAAGAAACCTGGAATTTACCAGAGCCTTAGGAATATCTGAAGGTGAATGGCGGCCTGAAGTCTTTGTCAGCGAGCAGTCAGAAGAAAAGGCGGATCAGTTCTTCTCTCAGGAAAGATTGAACCGGGCTGAGTTAATTATTGGCCTTAACCCCGGGTCTATCTGGGTGACTAAAAGATGGATGCCGGAGGGTTTTGCCCGGGTAGGGGATATGCTGGCGGAGAAAGCCGGGGCACAGATCATTCTCTTTGGAGGAAAAGAGGACATTGCCTTAGTCAATCAAATAGCCGCAAGTATGAAAAACAAGCCTATTATGGCGGCCGGAAAGACGACCTTATCCGAATTAGCTTCTTTCTTCAAGAGATGTCATTTATTCATCACCAACGATTCCGGGCCAATGCACATTGCGGCGGCTGTTTCCGCGCCGGTGGTGGCTATCTTTGGGCCAACCACCCCTTCCCTGGGGTTTGCTCCTTATAGTCCTCATTCTGTGGTAGTAGAAATAGAGCACTTATCCTGCCGGCCATGTGGTCTTCACGGCGGCAAACAATGTCCTAATAAGAGCTTCGTCTGCATGCAGGAAATAACGCCGGCCCAGGTCATATCCGCCGCTGAGAAGCTCCTAAGACTTTCTCCTGGCGCGGCCTTCTGCCATAATCGGGAAATTACCTTCGGTGACTTCGTGAATACAAACCA